A window of Cyclopterus lumpus isolate fCycLum1 chromosome 14, fCycLum1.pri, whole genome shotgun sequence contains these coding sequences:
- the waif2 gene encoding wnt-activated inhibitory factor 2, whose translation MREKMWIFYGVDNSTCLFSIWNQWCLYYAAVACLLFSPVRMDHACPSSCICAKDSGTVTCGDGEDTEVPGDIPEWTSTLILKGRNISTLQRGAFMSNGTELQMTTLSLSYNGIEAIEPYAFLGLPRLHVLDLSHNQLEYISARAFHGLLELRSLYLNHSILPPATEQLSNALNTQSLRNLHRLELAGNTLKSIPLLRLDMHNLHALVLINNSIESIGGGNVSMLYQQKRIRVYLDLNPFRCNCELEAFYYWLKNSSQCPDAGRLLCREPEAKRGVPVEKLREEDVDCMNENLEAVSYVFLGIVLALIGVVFLMVLYLNRRGIKRWLNNIRDACRDQMEVYHYRYEQDSDPRLANVAVEAPETSDRVVGGHGRQRVPGSAL comes from the coding sequence ATGAGGGAGAAGATGTGGATATTTTACGGTGTCGATAATTCAACGTGTCTTTTTTCTATTTGGAACCAGTGGTGTTTGTATTACGCAGCAGTGgcgtgtttgttgttttctcctgtCAGGATGGATCATGCTTGCCCGTCGTCCTGCATTTGTGCCAAAGACTCAGGGACAGTGACCTGCGGTGATGGTGAGGACACCGAGGTGCCGGGAGACATACCGGAGTGGACGTCTACCTTGATACTCAAGGGGAGAAACATTTCAACTTTACAGCGTGGTGCGTTCATGAGCAACGGGACGGAGTTGCAAATGACGACACTGTCGCTGTCCTATAATGGGATAGAGGCTATTGAACCTTACGCCTTCCTGGGACTTCCCCGATTGCATGTGCTGGATCTGAGCCACAACCAGCTGGAGTACATCTCAGCCAGAGCTTTCCACGGGTTACTGGAGCTTCGCTCTCTTTATCTAAATCACTCCATTTTACCTCCGGCCACAGAGCAGCTCTCAAATGCGCTCAACACACAAAGTTTGCGCAACCTCCACAGACTGGAGTTAGCGGGAAACACGCTGAAGTCAATTCCCCTGCTGCGATTAGATATGCATAATCTCCACGCGTTAGTGCTGATCAATAACTCAATAGAGAGCATAGGAGGAGGAAATGTATCCATGTTGTACCAGCAAAAGCGCATACGCGTTTACTTGGATTTAAACCCGTTTCGGTGCAACTGTGAACTGGAGGCGTTTTACTACTGGTTGAAGAACTCATCCCAGTGCCCGGATGCAGGGCGTCTCCTGTGCAGGGAGCCGGAGGCAAAGAGGGGGGTTCCTGTGGAAAAGCTCCGGGAAGAGGACGTGGATTGTATGAACGAGAACCTGGAGGCGGTTTCATACGTGTTCCTCGGTATAGTATTGGCTCTGATCGGTGTGGTGTTTCTAATGGTGCTGTATCTCAACCGGCGAGGCATCAAACGGTGGCTCAACAACATCAGAGATGCGTGCCGGGACCAGATGGAGGTCTACCATTACCGCTACGAGCAGGACTCAGACCCCAGACTGGCCAACGTGGCTGTTGAAGCTCCTGAAACATCCGACCGTGTAGTGGGAGGGCACGGGAGGCAACGTGTCCCTGGCAGTGCCCTGTGA